From one Salmo salar chromosome ssa09, Ssal_v3.1, whole genome shotgun sequence genomic stretch:
- the LOC106611622 gene encoding mitochondrial import inner membrane translocase subunit TIM44-like, with protein sequence MAASVCRCYELVGRRLLLLPSRAAVSSFNRGDAYRICGSPAVPVQVRYASERPSRKGFFGEFVENLRQEFGKDKEMKENIKKFREEAKRLEESDALQQARRKFKTIESETVKTSEVFKKTFGTLSETVKEGLEEVTRTDLGKKIKEGVKEAAKTARHSVESVSKGGEKLGATSAFRAISQGLESVKRGIDVVDDGTYRAPSQLRKRREFFSKGRESDNRVFEANEEDVGVVLHKDSKWYTQWKDFKDNNVVFNRFFEMKMKYDESDNALARASRAVTDRVTDLLGGLFSTTEMSQVLTEILKADPSFDKDSFLKQCEKDIIPNILEAMIRGELEMLKDWCYEATYSQLAHPIQQARALGLMFQSKVLDIDNIDLAMGKLMDQGPVLIITFQAQVVMVIRSPKGDLVEGDPEKVLRMMYVWSLCRDQEELNPDAAWRLLDMSASSTEQAL encoded by the coding sequence ATGGCAGCTTCCGTGTGTCGGTGTTATGAGCTGGTCGGAAGACGTCTTCTGCTCCTGCCATCCCGTGCTGCCGTCTCCTCATTCAACAGAGGAGATGCCTACAGGATATGTGGGTCTCCGGCTGTCCCTGTGCAGGTGCGGTATGCGTCAGAACGACCTAGTCGTAAAGGCTTTTTCGGGGAGTTTGTGGAGAACCTGAGGCAGGAGTTTGGGAAGGACAAGGAGATGAAGGAGAACATCAAGAAGTTCAGAGAGGAGGCCAAGAGGCTAGAGGAGTCGGATGCCCTGCAACAGGCTCGGAGGAAATTTAAAACCATTGAGTCTGAAACCGTTAAGACCTCTGAGGTGTTCAAGAAGACCTTTGGGACTCTGTCTGAAACTGTGAAGGAGGGCCTTGAGGAGGTGACCCGTACAGACCTGGGGAAGAAAATCAAGGAGGGGGTGAAGGAGGCAGCCAAGACTGCCAGGCACTCGGTTGAGTCTGTGTCCAAGGGGGGAGAGAAGCTGGGAGCGACCAGCGCCTTCAGGGCCATCTCACAGGGGTTGGAGTCAGTGAAGAGAGGGATTGATGTGGTGGACGATGGAACTTATAGGGCTCCTTCTCAACTCAGGAAGAGGAGGGAATTCTTCTCCAAGGGACGGGAGAGCGACAACCGAGTGTTTGAGGCCAACGAAGAGGACGTGGGTGTTGTGCTGCACAAGGATTCTAAGTGGTACACACAGTGGAAGGACTTTAAAGACAACAACGTGGTTTTCAACAGGTTCTTTGAGATGAAAATGAAGTATGACGAGAGTGACAACGCTCTTGCCAGAGCATCTCGAGCCGTGACCGACAGAGTCACCGATCTACTAGGTGGTCTCTTCTCTACCACGGAGATGTCTCAGGTGCTGACGGAGATCTTAAAGGCAGATCCCAGCTTCGACAAGGACTCCTTTCTCAAACAGTGCGAGAAGGACATCATCCCCAACATCCTAGAGGCTATGATCCGCGGGGAGCTCGAGATGCTGAAAGACTGGTGCTATGAAGCCACATACAGTCAGCTAGCCCACCCCATCCAACAGGCCAGGGCCCTGGGTCTAATGTTCCAGTCCAAGGTCCTAGATATAGACAACATAGATTTGGCGATGGGGAAGCTCATGGATCAAGGCCCCGTGTTGATCATCACCTTCCAGGCCCAGGTGGTCATGGTGATTCGTAGTCCCAAGGGAGACCTGGTGGAAGGAGATCCGGAGAAGGTGTTGAGGATGATGTACGTGTGGTCTCTGTGTCGTGACCAGGAGGAGCTCAACCCTGACGCGGCCTGGAGACTACTGGACATGTCTGCCTCCAGCACCGAGCAGGCTCTTTGA